In the genome of Chaetodon trifascialis isolate fChaTrf1 chromosome 21, fChaTrf1.hap1, whole genome shotgun sequence, the window GTCGCACTTGAAAGGCCTTTCGCCCGTGTGGATCAAAGTGTGCCTCACTAAAGCGTCCTTGCCAAAGAAGCCTTTCCCGCAGTGCTCACACGGGAAGCGCAGCCCTTTGTGATGGAAATTGTCGTGTTTCAGAAGGCATCTTCTGGAAGTGAAGGTCTTGTCACACTGGCTGCAGGGGAAGATCGGCGTGGGTTTCTCGGTCACAGGTTCGCCCGAGTGATGCACGCGCTCCACGTGCCGCGTCAGCGTGACGCCGTGCCGGAATTTCTTGCCGCACTCCCAGCAGAGGAACGGATACGCTTTAGTGTGCTTCTTCTGGTGCTCCACAAGGTCGGAGTACGATCTGAATCTTTTGCTGCAGTGAGGGCACTGAAATGGTTGGTAGCCGGTGTGTTTCCACTCGTGCCTGATGAAACGCTTCAAACTGGCAAAAGTGGTTTGACAGTGGGTGCAAGTAAAAGGCTCAGTGGGATTATGGACGTCGATGTAGTGCTTATGAAGAGCCTTGAACACGGGGAAATTCTCCTCACACTGGTTGCACTGAAATGGAGTGTGGGACTCTTTGTGCATCGCCAGTGCCTCCGGGTCACGCACCAGCTTCATGCACACTTCGCAGTAGAGCGGGTTGTGAGTCTGTTTGTGGGAATCCAATGTGGATTTGTACTTGAACGCCTTGTCGCATTCGTCACACCTGAAACAGTGCTTAACATCCTCCGGCTTCTCTGGATCCACCTGCTGCTCGTTGTAGCAAATGTTTCTTAAATGGAACCGAAAAGTTTGTTTGCACTTAAACTCGGCGCTGCAGTGAGGACAGTAGAACGGGCCTTCGATCACACTTTTGTTTCCCTCTGGGCTTTTCTGTCCCGAATCTTTGGAAGACCTCCTCTCCGCAGAGGGTAAATAATCGGGGTCCTGGCACGTGTTGTCTGAGGGTTGCTCGTCATTGACAGCCTCGCCAAGAGCACCGCTGGATGACTGTTCGCCCTCCTCTGCTTCAGTCTCTTGCTCCTGTGCTTTCCTGCCAGCCTTTGCTTTTGTCAGATttggacatctgtgttgttgcAAGTAACGCAAGCTCTTATAAAACCTTTTACAGTCAGGACAGGAAAAGGGCAGCTCCTCCGAGTGTCGATTCATGTGGCGCTCTAAGAACTTGGCACGACTCACCACCTTGCCACAcactttgcatgttctctcGTCCAAGTCATTGCTTTTGGTTGAACCCTGGGATCTGGCGAACTTTTTAGGGCTACTGTTCGTAGTATTGCTGCCTTGCTTCTTTCCCGATTTCCTCCACTGCGACAGGTACCGTTTCATTTTGAGTCCTCGGTTCTTTCGCACTGGTCTTGTCCACAAAACGTCAAAGTCCGGGTCTTCCTGTTTGCCCCTCGCTCTATTTTGCACCTCAAAGTCTTCATCTGCGGGACGTTTCCTTTTCCTCCCACGTCTATTTGGCTTCTTCTCCACGCCATCAAGAACAGTCACCTGGCCGTCCTCCCCGATGATCAGAGTTCCCGATTGGTCGCCTTGGTGATCATCTGCCATTTCACCCTCGCTCGCCTCGGTGCCTTCGGCGGGATCTGTGACCACCACAGTATCCATTTCTGCTTTCACCTCACTGCCAAGTCCAAACCACTGGCTTGGCACACATTGTTCAGAGTTCCCACTTCCCTCCACGAAAACCTCTTTGTTCTCAGATTCCACTTCCATCTCTGTGCAGACTGTATACACGAGGCCGCTCTCTGCGTCCGTTTCCGTTTGTTCATTGACAATCACGACTCTTTCCACTGGAGGGAGGCACAGAGCTGACAAGATGCCGCTGTCAACAATGTAAGATTCTGAAAAGAGAAGATCATAAGAACTGTTAAAATGACGAAGAAAACTACTCAACCATGCTATGGTTTTGATTATCTTCTGTGAATGGGTCATTGACATTCTGAGGAGCTCACCTGTGTCCTCTAACTGGCTGAGGTCTTTCTGAGTGCCCAGCAAAGTTTTGAGCTCCTGGGGTTGAGCGAAAGTCTCCATGCACTCATTCAAAACAGACGAGGCGTCGCTGAGCAGAGATGCAATCTGaccaaaacaaatggaaaactgATGTAAGGCAACAGCACTGAATTGTCCTCATAGGTGATTTTCATtatatacacaaatacatatgaagcaaatgaaaaaacatctgacgattTACAGAACTTTACAACACTACAATGGCCGCCTATGTCAAACTTAACCCGTGCTTGTGACAATCAGATACAAAGTGAAATCCCGTCCCTCCCCTGTGAAGCTAAATGTCCTTAGTGTAGGAGTATAAAGCACCCAAGTCAAAATATGCTGTGCGTGATGACGAGTTTTTGAACTGACACAAAAGTCTACCTGTTGGAGAGTTTGGGTGGGAAGAAGCTTTTCAAGTCTGGACAGAAACAGCCACATCAGAGTCTGGATTGCTTTATCATACGTGGGGCCAAAGTCTCCTGGGAAAACATCCTGGAAACAAATCATAAAAACCGTGAATTCTCGAGTACAGGACGAACAAGTGCATCATAACATTAAGAATTCCCAGTAAAATATCGACATTTCCAAAATGTACCTGGAAAAAGTTTCTTCTCTCTTCAGGATCCCTCAGCAGATTTTGGACAAGGCCCATGAAATGTGAGTCAGATACTTCTTGTTCTGCATTATCAGTCTGCGAGAAAACATGGTtgaaaatgacagatgttgCTTCAGAAAATTATAATGCCAAGATACGAGCTTGTTGtttaaaattaataaatataatTATAATAACTTCGGATATTTCATTGTGGCGGGTTGGTTTAGACTCACCT includes:
- the LOC139350166 gene encoding zinc finger protein 791-like produces the protein MDGGISQLPGHSLPLSSLRLLVPPIRLVSAAIWQTVEQKIVSDYGLLEEFVFMVTEIVPQLLSTRQRAELILGLRARLILELCRSEETADLQIIQPHLDRMQNLRSLWNVETDNAEQEVSDSHFMGLVQNLLRDPEERRNFFQDVFPGDFGPTYDKAIQTLMWLFLSRLEKLLPTQTLQQIASLLSDASSVLNECMETFAQPQELKTLLGTQKDLSQLEDTESYIVDSGILSALCLPPVERVVIVNEQTETDAESGLVYTVCTEMEVESENKEVFVEGSGNSEQCVPSQWFGLGSEVKAEMDTVVVTDPAEGTEASEGEMADDHQGDQSGTLIIGEDGQVTVLDGVEKKPNRRGRKRKRPADEDFEVQNRARGKQEDPDFDVLWTRPVRKNRGLKMKRYLSQWRKSGKKQGSNTTNSSPKKFARSQGSTKSNDLDERTCKVCGKVVSRAKFLERHMNRHSEELPFSCPDCKRFYKSLRYLQQHRCPNLTKAKAGRKAQEQETEAEEGEQSSSGALGEAVNDEQPSDNTCQDPDYLPSAERRSSKDSGQKSPEGNKSVIEGPFYCPHCSAEFKCKQTFRFHLRNICYNEQQVDPEKPEDVKHCFRCDECDKAFKYKSTLDSHKQTHNPLYCEVCMKLVRDPEALAMHKESHTPFQCNQCEENFPVFKALHKHYIDVHNPTEPFTCTHCQTTFASLKRFIRHEWKHTGYQPFQCPHCSKRFRSYSDLVEHQKKHTKAYPFLCWECGKKFRHGVTLTRHVERVHHSGEPVTEKPTPIFPCSQCDKTFTSRRCLLKHDNFHHKGLRFPCEHCGKGFFGKDALVRHTLIHTGERPFKCDDCGKSFRSAAELKIHRRYHTGERPFKCSICEKGFVQSCFLTLHMRTHTGERPYVCTICSKGFSSLHGLKRHRRLVHA